The Lolium rigidum isolate FL_2022 chromosome 1, APGP_CSIRO_Lrig_0.1, whole genome shotgun sequence region TTCCGGCATTCATAATTATCACCTCTTTCCTTGGGAAATCCCAATGTACCATCACCGCACCTACAGGTTAGAAAACGAACGGTTCAATGTTATACTAGAAAGGCTGTAGTACAAACCACTTCCACAGGGCATTAATAGAACAAGTTCTTAATCATGATTGCGGTGAAAAGGATCATAACTGGATTTCACTTTCAGCATATGTAAGATAACAAAACATCATTCTGCATTTTTTTACTCAACTGCATCTGCTATCCAAATTTTGCTGTTTTAATTCTTGTATAAATGCATACGAATTGAAATTAAACTATGAAATCAGAGGATTTTCTATAATTGACATGATTTTTCAGAATGAAACTTTAGAAGTTCAGATCATAAATAAGATATTGTTCCAATGAATTTAAATAGTATATCATTACATCAGTTTGAGCAGAGTTGATCAAAGTACATACACAAAGGGGAAGCAGGTAAGCTTTCAGCCCTTTAAATAATGCACTAGCACACATGAGCACCCAATCAAGTATGTTAGCAAATTGTCAGTATCATGTCAAATTACTAAGCTTGATGATTGTCAGACATAGCTATTAGTGATGGCTACAGAACTTATTTTATTAACTTATCATATTCAATCCCATTGTTTAAGCTTCTAATTGCAGAACTGAGTATCTTGAGATACTACACTATAAGCAAGCAAGATTATGTCTGCACTCACAAGAAAAGATTCGTCATCCAACAAAGCTTTTCGTAATTGATGACAAACTTGCATAACTGATAGCTCTGAGCTTTTGCAAATTGCCACATAGACTTGTAATTTGGCAACTTAGAACTTGCACATTTACTTGTTGCTGTTGCATGCGATTTCAAATGCACTATCTAATTTCAAAATATCTGGTGGCAAAACAGAAGTATCATGCCAAGTTCCACAGGTGCAGGTGGTCAATTGGAACTACTCTGTCTCTGGTACATCCGTACAGGTTCGATCATAGAAGTGCGAAGAACGAAATTAACATGTATGAATGTTGCAATTTTCAAGTGATAATTATAAATGAACTACAAAAAGGTTCGTCGGGTTGTAAATACATACCCTACCCAGCAGTTTCTGCACACATCGGGATCACATTCCCTGTCAGAAGCAAAGCATGGGCACTGGCGACTGCGAcactggccctttgcacaatgacaACCTCGAAAACGATTATTGCACATTTTCGGACACCTGGAATGCAAAAAGGCAGAAATATTCACACAGAAATACAATTTTCTAATAAGACAGCAGGATGAGGATACCAAATTGTTTGCATGTTACCATCTGTGTGTTCATGCATTAGTATAGCTCATTCCAATCATCATTATTCAAAATTTCTCAGACGAAACAACAAATTATCAACAATCCAATAGTAGtatttgattttattttattttattctacGTTGATCCATCTATTGCAGAACTGAGGATCTTCACATGCATGGAATGTTAAGCATAATAACGCAAGTTTCTTAGAGGAAAACAATCAACTCACCCACAGTATTTTTCACAGCGTGTCCCATTTTTCAGACACGGACACTCTTTCCCACATGCCGATTGACAACCACATGGATTATATTGCTGATAAAGCTGACCATTCCTTTCTGCAATTCTTTTCCTTATAAGATGGTAGCCTGCAGATTTTGAGGTGTGCTTCAAACGACGGACTTTTCCTCGCCTTCTAAAAAACCGTGATCTGACGCGCAACTCATGTTCCTGTGATGTCAACATTGGCAGCACTAACATTAGATGCCACCAGgggcaaaaatgaaataaaagtagAGGAGTACATTGAACCCTACCTCTATATGTCCGTCAGCAAGAGAATCAAGACCGTTAAGAACTCCAGATACGCTGCTGTTATCAGTATAATTCATATACTGAAAAATATCGCTGCATGTTTTCATTCCACCAAGAAGGTTTCGAGCAATCAAACAACTGCATGAAAAAAATCCATGGGTATTATAACATGTACTGTGCCTCCTAGCAGGTTTGTATAACTCTATCTATTCAATGAAACGCAGAAGTCATAAAAAAATTATAACGAATAATTCTGAAAAGCAGGGTAAACTTATGACTACAATAATGATAACGGACAGAGGTGATTTGGAAAAAAACACATTAAGTGTTATGTGCTTGCAAATTTTCCTGGAAAAACAACTAGTTTTGTGCCTAGGAAAATCAGTGCCCAATATAAGTTGTAGTGGGATCTGTGCAGTCAACATTTCGAAATTTAACCATGAGTCGATTTTTTTTAGTATATGGTTCTAAGCAGAAGGCCATATTCATGCAATGTTTAataatagaaaattcataaaGATTTTCTTTTCCAACATTTTTACAAACCCCACAACCATTCCGCACTTGTAGGATGATGAAAAATGTGTAAGTAAAAGGCATAAATTATACATAAATTTACTCACTAAGGAACCATGGCCAAAGTTTTCTGTATGGCGGGATATATCCCATGGATTTTAAGACGCTGCCTTATGGACACTTAGGCGGCAAGGTGCCCTGGCAGCGCCTTGGCATTTTGCGCGCCTGAGGCACTTAGGAGTAGCTTAGGCAACAAGGCCGGGGTCAATCACCTTATGATGCCTTATCCAACTTAAAAATGGTATATCCTTTCCCACATAACCTTTTACTCAGTTCAGTAACATGTTTACAGGTTATGCAAAGCTACACAAAAAATATCACCTGACTGGTTGTATAAAAGGAAGCAACACATTAACATTAAGTTCATGGTATCGAAAACACTGATATAAATCATAGATGAATCGTCCAACCTGTTCCTTCCGAAAATCTCCAAACCTTTGACTAGAAGCTCTTTCTCAATCACCTTCCAGGATCTACCATTATCTTCTTGCCTGCATATATTCCCATCAGCAGATTCTTCTTTCTGCAAACTATCATGACCATATGTTGCTGAATGTTCAGTATTTTTTCCCTCCGTTGAATCATTATGATCTTCCGCTAAAGCTGTGTTCTCCATTTGAGGTGCATCCTTCTTCTGAGTACTTCTTGTGCTTGGATAAATCTGTTGTGGGGATGCAACTGAATCTTTGTGTCCATTCAGTGTACGGGATCTAAGCTTCCTTGGCCAAGGGCACCCACCAGACTTAGTCCTTTTCTTGATTCTATCTTTTGGGCTGATTTGCTGCGGAGATTTATTGCTTGTTGGATGTACTTCTGAGTCGTTGCTTTCTGAGGCAACCCTTTGGGTTGAAGAGTTTTCACCCTGTTTTTTCTTATTTGAGGCTAACTGCTTCCTTGTATGATCCGATAAGCAAGTTGTCTCGGTATCAATAGTCATGTAAGGATCAATTGTGGTAGTAGAATCTAGTTTGGAGGCCTGCGAAAATATAGTTCGCAAAAGCAATATCAATGTAGTATCTTTCCTGAGCTAAATTGTCTCACAAGACAACTTTTCAGAAGTCATAGAACATAAAAATACCAACCAGTTTATAACAATGAATACCACATGGTACACCATTATCGTCCATGCTGTTCCAAGGTGATTGCTTTTCTGTCTGTATAAAGAAAGCCAGAAATTAGAAAACGCACACAGTTTTGGAAATAACTTCAAAACTTACAGGAAATAATAAATCTTCAGAACACCCATGCAGACTGCAATCAAAAACCTGCCAATGTCAAGATGAGCAGAATATTCATCAGCAAACCAGAGGTATTACAGAAATCACGTGGTGGTTAATAGATGGACATACCAGACATCGCCGACAAAAGAGATTGTCAAAGGAATCCAATGCTGCATCCAAATCTTTATCACGGTAGACATCTTCCACGTTGGCATTAAGTTTGGACATTTCTTTAACAGAACCCTCAGTTTTCTCCCCATGTAGGATCTCATATCTGGCCTGTAgattagggttgtgtgtgttAATTGTCACTATAGTGAAAAGGTGAACTGGAAAAGGAAAAGCCAAAATGCTATTGAGAATAACTGACTGAAGAGAAAACTAGCCTTTATATCATCAGCAGCCCTATTAATATGTTGAGCTAGGGTTTCAAGCACTGCATTAGACTCGCCGCATCCTTCAATGGTCATCCTAACAAAAGAGTTGCGGAGGAACATAATTTATTACACCAAATCATCAAAATACCCAGTGAGAGGAGAGCATCATATAGCAGAAGCCAAAATCTATTGTTGATCTATCAAGGTTAAGGAAGGTGAAAAGTCATCAACAGAATACTCAGATTAGAGCTACACGACGTGAACTCCATATTTATGTTCCTTGACCTATATGAGGGTAACACAAGACGTCCACCCAGTTTGGAGTAAAACAAAAATAAGCTTACTTTCCTGGGGGTCCAAGCTAGCCTAGTTTGATTATGCACCTCCATTGAACATTTTGAAAAAATTAACACTTAAGACAGCTGCAGCGACATCACGTAAATAACTACATAAGTGACATTTTGTATTTGCATTAATTGAATACTTTATAAATTTTGATAActtatttttaaaataaaaatgtgaCAGCCtttaatttcaaagtgaagtgttTATTCTAGGAAATGTCAATTAGCAGTCAAAATAAATGTAAATTGCTTATGTATCCTGATATAGTGTGTTCTCTTAAGGAAAATACAGCAAAGCTTTAAGAAAAGCAAGTGCAATAGCAATCATTCAAAAAGCTGTGATTCTTAGACCATAGCTGATGTTAATCACAAATAAGTGCAGAAGCTAAGCCTGAGTAAGATAcagtaattcaaaaaaaaaaggaaacaccCAGTTTGTTTACCGAATAATATAATCTTcaaaacctttgaactcatttttTCCCTCTTCATCGTTGTAAACTAAAGCTTCACCACAATTTGAATCATAATAAATCTTTTGTCGAACAGATTGGTCTTCCGCCGTCTGCTGGTTCCTACATGAAACCGCGAGAAATCttgtctcaagaaccctatgaaaCATTACTAAAGGAACACTTCTGTACGCAAAAGGGGTTCGGGGAAGCTGAGAAGTGCATGTGATTATAAACAGACCTGTGCAATAACGTCCATGTTGTATAACACGGAAGTCTCAGTACTTCTGGTAGTTTAATTGGCGTAATGAGTGCATCTGGATTTCCACCCAACACAGTTGATGTGGCATCCGGAGTTTGTTTTTCATAACTGACAATATCTTCCTCAGCGGGTGATACTCCAAGACTATGCATGGAACAGAGTGCATCATCTTGCCTACTTGTCAGCAGATTCGAGACTAAGTCGGTGCCTTTTGATGTATTTCTTTGCCAGACCTCTGAAGTATTGCTAGTATTTCGTGTAACGGTAGTGAGCTTACTCCTGTTCTCCTCTATCTTTTTCTGGAAAAAAAACATAGCAATCAGAACGAAAATAACACCAGGAATGAGTGAAAAAAGACACTGAGAAGTACAGAATGTGTGGTTTCCAAAGCACCTTGCTGCAGGTAAAACGATCTTCTATAACCTTCGTCTTCAACGATTCAATAATGCCTAACACGTATTCGGGGTCCTACATAGAGAGTAGCTGAATTGCTAAGAACAGTACTGAACTTGGGCAAACAAGGATAAAGCAGTAAAAACGTTATATAGAGAGAACTCTCAATGTCCCAGTTTACTGTTAGTAAAAAAAGATGCAAGTGTCCAATGTTGCGCGGCTCAGGATAACTCGAGAATCCTCATATATGGACAAACTTGTAAGACTAGCAGATACTGAAAAAAGACGGCACACAGTGAAGAAATAACTGTACTTTTTCAGAGGGTGGTTGTTCCGGCGCCCAACTCACCGCAAGCACCGCACTGCTGCGAGGCTTCCTCGAGCCCCGCTGCCCCATTCCTGCCCATGCCAGTGAGGCGGGCGAGCTCGTGCCATGGCCGGCGCCGCGAGCTCGGCCCAGGGGCCCAGGCGCCTTGGATTTGCTGCCACTTGGTGCTTCTGCGCAAATCAGCCGTCCACCCTGCCCTGCCACTGGTGAGGCCTCTTCGTCGAGCTCGCGGGCCTCACACGCCGCAGGCGCCGATTTCGGCCGCGACAGGAGCTCCCCGCCACCGATTGAGCCCGTTCGTGGCTGGGTCGAGCTTGTGGGTGGCTGGTGCCTCTCCTCTCCCTGCTATCAGATACATGAAAAGTTTAAATTGTATATTGATTGATATCAAACTAGAGTTGGAACAGAGTTTATATGCATGCTCATACAAATAGAGTAGAAATGGTCTGACAATATGCATTTTTTTCACTATCTCAACAGGTTGCGGGACTCATATACTGTCAAGTGATTTTCCATTACTGCTAAAGTTGCTCTAATGAGTTAGCAAAACATGAGCAGGACAGGACATCCCAAAATGTGATTGGTAACTAGTGAATACAACAAGCGTGGGGAACAACACGCCGAGAACGGACTCGAGCTTCACATCGGTAGCGCTTACATCAACCGGCCCACATTTCGTGATTAGAGGGCGGAATCCAACCGCACGGCGTGCCTGGCGGAGGTTAGTTTTGGGGTTTGAAGCAACCACGGGATGACTCGACCTCGTACCTGATCAGAAACCAATATGCCCCAGGCTGCGGAGACAGCATGGACGCggcgaggtagagcgggatggcggcggcggcgcgcgcaggAGGCACTCTAGGGCGCGGCGGAGAAGGAGGAATTTCGCAGCCGCACGGGGTCCAAGCCACGTTGGGCGGAGCGCCGGACTGCAGCCTACACTATGTCTCTCCCTCGAGGCCTCGATCTCTCTTTCTCCGGGTCGAACCCCCaccgcgagcggcggcggcggccatccgGTCGTGGTGTCGTTCTGCGGCGGCGCCCGCACTGTGGTGGTGCTGTGGGACCTCCCGACAACAAGGCCCGGCCCTTTGGAGCCACGTCAGCTTCGTCTACACTTTTTTTTTTCGCGAAATCactcttctcttctttttcttcagatcaaatcattttcttctcttttagctttcaccAGGTTATAAAATCCTTTTCTTAGATTTCTTTCCCAAAAATCGTTACAAAGTAGATCGAATCATCTTTGACTATTCCCGTCGATTTTAGATCTAACATAAGAAAAATTAATCACCTTCCTTTCAAAGATGAAATTACCGCCGACCTGGAGGCGTCATATATGGCTCCTGTGATAAACCTAATCAATTCGATAACTCGGAATCAGAAGCATAAGAACTGATTTCGAAAAAGAAGCATAAGAACTGCACATGTTCGCTCATTTGGGGTTTCCGACGAAAATTGATGTGGCTTAGAGGATAGGTCAAATATTACTTTTTCTTGAAAAAAGATTTTTCGAAACCATTAGATGGAAACCATTTTTCATCTATTCCGCCGACTTGGATCTAGCTTATAGACCAGATCGAATGGCATACAAAAAAAATTGATAACTATCTCCCAAAAACTTAAGAGTACCACCAACCCATTGTCTAAACGATGTTGGTGGGTTTTCTGGAATAGTGCCTCTATCATGTAACAAACCAAGCGAATCCCGCCGAAGTCACAAACATATATTTTCGTCAGAACTAAAAAATCGAGCAAACAAATTCACTCATAAGACAATTGTTTCTAGAAGATGCAAACCTCATTGTCTGGAgggggaggcgaaggaggagggggaggaggaggcagaCTCGGAGACGCGGCGATTAACAACAAGGCcatcgccgcctccgccgcaagGGGACAATCCCCTAGATCTGGGAGCATCTACGCCAGATAGCTAACAGCGCGTTTGTCGAGGGTGAGATGTGTATTGGGCTCCACGAAAGGGTTTGACCGGAGATGGGTTATAAAGGGGAGGGAGTGAATAGGTGTTGTGAAATTGCCTTTTCTAGTCATCAACCACGCGACGACGCTATGGAAATTATATGGTGGCTGATATGTGGGACCACTTAGTTGGAAGGATTGACTATGATAGTTGTGGTGGGTAAGTTTGTTGGTGGAAATAGAAATGAGAGTAGGTAGGTAAGAATTTCCGAGTATCTACACGAAGGCCAAACTTGTGATTTAATATAATATCAAAAGTCTGAATACGGCTCGAgcgttttcttcttagaatgtgaAATTCTATAAATGTAGCCAACACCATAGACTTTCGGTTCATCAATTACGGTGGAAACCAGAGAAAATCATTTGAAGACCAAGTAAAAAAACAGATTCCAAAGCTCCCTAAAGAGTTATAGGAAAAATACAAGGAGTTGGATAGGTGATGTTCTGTAAAATTTCAACTTCAAAGTCCAATTCTTTTGCGGCGTACAAAAATACCAGATTCAACAATTAGAGAGACAAAGTGTGCGAATTTCACTATTTATACATAGCTTTTTTTGTTTCCTTGCCTCTCAAGTGAATATGGGCTTGGACTTCAAATTTcacatttttttagaaaaatctagaTATCCTATAGAAGTTCACAAGAAGTACAAAATAtctcaaaaataataaaagttacATTGAGTTCTTTGGACCACCTAACCAGCGAGTTGTCGATGCACCGTTGTGTCACCAAACCCCTACCTGACGTTGTTCATGACCGACGGGAAATTTTCATGCATGTGCCCCTAAGGACCATCACCCTAGAGCCAAAGTCAACTCCGCTGAACCCTTGAATTGTTCTAAATCTTTTGACACTTGTAACACTCAAACTGAACGAGATCCACCACTCCATGGGAGCATTGACTGGAAGATTTCCCGCTATAAGGGTACATTGCtcctaagtgtgtttttggtaattaatgacagtcCTCTATGGACAAATATTTTCATAgtctttatatgaaggaatatttcataggtatttcttgaagtccatatgttggattcaagtgtggatgccatgaatataATGTTATACCCTCGGTAttagcatcaagatcatcgatttgaagagaagaatatcatatgatcaaaaagaagaaatgaagatggagttcttgtgtggaactcaagTTAACCATGTtgtagcttatgtgttaagcaatgaacgatcaagatattatgatatagatcatgaagagatacaaggttaaccaagactaagagtgaagattgaattcaagttggtcaacacatgaagcataaagattgtatcactttggatcatgtgatctagctTGTGGGGTGGTAAGCCTTGTATGCTTCATGAtctaacccactatatatgtgcatttgtgttttatatgtgtgttaagtatcttttcatgggcatgcatcaagagtatgatcttatatagcccatgagaggatggctTCAAGCttggatgtcatcaaggttgtGAAGGGAAAGTTCAAGATGTGTATATCGAGAAGATcatcttgaagcttgtcgtctatttggtgataatggacttgtgaagatgtgtctcaatggagctttcccatagtggtgtatgggggagcaatcatgagtcttcacgaagtaacaatgatcaagtgggcATTCCAgcttgaatgaagcatgaagcgtcatcatcaagatcaagcaggatgcgcaaggcaaaggtatggccttgctagattTTCCTTTTACCGACCTCAAGGTGCTTGTtgagagaccgggttataggatagatagccgcactatcaagaggggctttcggttgagtaacttgatcgcatcgtgttAGGGAGCTCAATCTTTTGCATTCTTTGCATCCATATATTCTTTTTTTTGAAGCTAACTACTGCAGGGGAGCCCCCCACAACCTTTTATACTTATGAAGCAAAGAAAGTATATACAAAGAGTACAAAAGAGAGAAAAAACTACCTATAACTATTTACAAGTATTTACAACAAGTTGTCAATCCATGATGACAAAATGGGCACATTACTCTCTTTTACCCTATGCTTAAGCAGGGTAACATCAGAAAAGAATCCCTCTCTCCAATTCCTGAATGTTGGCCGTATATTCTTAAAGATCTTGTTATTCCTCTGCTTCCATATATTCCAGCAAGCCAAAATTATAATTTCCACAAAACAGGGGGCCTTAAATCTTCTTTTGGTATTCTTCAGCATCTCTGGTCCTGATCCCTGTGCCCAATTTATTTGCAAGTATATCCACACTCTGACACTAAAGGTACATTCAAAGAATAAGTGGGACCAGTCTTCCAAAGCATCAGTACAACAAAGAACACAAGTATGATCCGAGGTTACTTGCCA contains the following coding sequences:
- the LOC124685098 gene encoding histone-lysine N-methyltransferase CLF-like isoform X2 is translated as MGQRGSRKPRSSAVLADPEYVLGIIESLKTKVIEDRFTCSKKKIEENRSKLTTVTRNTSNTSEVWQRNTSKGTDLVSNLLTSRQDDALCSMHSLGVSPAEEDIVSYEKQTPDATSTVLGGNPDALITPIKLPEVLRLPCYTTWTLLHRNQQTAEDQSVRQKIYYDSNCGEALVYNDEEGKNEFKGFEDYIIRMTIEGCGESNAVLETLAQHINRAADDIKARYEILHGEKTEGSVKEMSKLNANVEDVYRDKDLDAALDSFDNLFCRRCLVFDCSLHGCSEDLLFPTEKQSPWNSMDDNGVPCGIHCYKLASKLDSTTTIDPYMTIDTETTCLSDHTRKQLASNKKKQGENSSTQRVASESNDSEVHPTSNKSPQQISPKDRIKKRTKSGGCPWPRKLRSRTLNGHKDSVASPQQIYPSTRSTQKKDAPQMENTALAEDHNDSTEGKNTEHSATYGHDSLQKEESADGNICRQEDNGRSWKVIEKELLVKGLEIFGRNSCLIARNLLGGMKTCSDIFQYMNYTDNSSVSGVLNGLDSLADGHIEEHELRVRSRFFRRRGKVRRLKHTSKSAGYHLIRKRIAERNGQLYQQYNPCGCQSACGKECPCLKNGTRCEKYCGCPKMCNNRFRGCHCAKGQCRSRQCPCFASDRECDPDVCRNCWVGCGDGTLGFPKERGDNYECRNMKVLLKQQQRILLGRSDVSGWGAFLKNAVGKDEYLGEYTGELISHTEADIRGTIYDLENSSFLFNLNNEFVLDARRMGNKLKFANHSHDPNCYAKVMFVAGDHRVGIFAKERLGVGEEIFYDYHYKPEETPVWALKPDAPGAKDPGQRSCRRGKKPGAPGVKDPGQASSARAKKPDAPGAEDPGQPSCAQAKMPAL
- the LOC124685098 gene encoding histone-lysine N-methyltransferase CLF-like isoform X1 → MGQRGSRKPRSSAVLAVSWAPEQPPSEKDPEYVLGIIESLKTKVIEDRFTCSKKKIEENRSKLTTVTRNTSNTSEVWQRNTSKGTDLVSNLLTSRQDDALCSMHSLGVSPAEEDIVSYEKQTPDATSTVLGGNPDALITPIKLPEVLRLPCYTTWTLLHRNQQTAEDQSVRQKIYYDSNCGEALVYNDEEGKNEFKGFEDYIIRMTIEGCGESNAVLETLAQHINRAADDIKARYEILHGEKTEGSVKEMSKLNANVEDVYRDKDLDAALDSFDNLFCRRCLVFDCSLHGCSEDLLFPTEKQSPWNSMDDNGVPCGIHCYKLASKLDSTTTIDPYMTIDTETTCLSDHTRKQLASNKKKQGENSSTQRVASESNDSEVHPTSNKSPQQISPKDRIKKRTKSGGCPWPRKLRSRTLNGHKDSVASPQQIYPSTRSTQKKDAPQMENTALAEDHNDSTEGKNTEHSATYGHDSLQKEESADGNICRQEDNGRSWKVIEKELLVKGLEIFGRNSCLIARNLLGGMKTCSDIFQYMNYTDNSSVSGVLNGLDSLADGHIEEHELRVRSRFFRRRGKVRRLKHTSKSAGYHLIRKRIAERNGQLYQQYNPCGCQSACGKECPCLKNGTRCEKYCGCPKMCNNRFRGCHCAKGQCRSRQCPCFASDRECDPDVCRNCWVGCGDGTLGFPKERGDNYECRNMKVLLKQQQRILLGRSDVSGWGAFLKNAVGKDEYLGEYTGELISHTEADIRGTIYDLENSSFLFNLNNEFVLDARRMGNKLKFANHSHDPNCYAKVMFVAGDHRVGIFAKERLGVGEEIFYDYHYKPEETPVWALKPDAPGAKDPGQRSCRRGKKPGAPGVKDPGQASSARAKKPDAPGAEDPGQPSCAQAKMPAL